One genomic window of Apus apus isolate bApuApu2 chromosome 9, bApuApu2.pri.cur, whole genome shotgun sequence includes the following:
- the WNT5A gene encoding protein Wnt-5a isoform X1: MDVKPQRGVGGGRGVPRGAAAPPAETAAVYNSPGAGALDAALPQKSTTVLIQGGALGTVGSTMASQYLIVALAVFSSFTQVVIEASSWWSLGMNPMNPMNPVQMSEVYIIGAQPLCSQLAGLSQGQKKLCQLYQDHMQFIGEGAKTGIKECQYQFRHRRWNCSTVDNNSVFGRVMQIGSRETAFTYAVSAAGVVNAMSRACREGELSSCGCSRAARPKDLPRDWLWGGCGDNIDYGYRFAKEFVDARERERVYQRGSYESARILMNLHNNEAGRRTVYNLADVACKCHGVSGSCSLKTCWLQLADFRKVGDALKEKYDSAAAMKLNSRGKLVQVNSRFNPPTNHDLVYIDPSPDYCVRNESTGSLGTQGRLCNKTSEGMDGCELMCCGRGYDQFKTVQRERCHCKFHWCCYVKCKLCTEIVDQFVCK, translated from the exons ATGGATGTGAAACCGCAGCGAGGAGTAGGGGGCGGCCGGGGGGTTCCCCGCGGAGCCGCTGCGCCTCCCGCGGAGACCGCCGCGGTTTACAACTCCCCCGGAGCCGGAGCTCTGGATGCCGCCTTGCCGCAG AAATCCACTACAGTATTAATCCAAGGAGGTGCTTTGGGGACAGTTGGCAGTACAATGGCTTCTCAGTACCTCATAGTGGCTCTCGCCGTTTTCTCCTCTTTTACCCAGGTTGTAATAGAAGCCAGCTCGTGGTG GTCTTTAGGGATGAACCCTATGAACCCCATGAACCCTGTTCAGATGTCAGAGGTGTATATAATAGGAGCCCAGCCACTATGTAGCCAGCTAGCAGGGCTTTCCCAAGGACAGAAGAAACTCTGCCAATTGTATCAGGACCATATGCAGTTCATTGGAGAGGGTGCAAAGACGGGCATTAAGGAGTGCCAGTATCAGTTCAGACATAGAAGATGGAATTGCAGCACTGTGGACAACAACTCTGTTTTTGGCAGAGTCATGCAGATAG GCAGCCGGGAGACGGCGTTCACCTACGCGGTGAGTGCGGCCGGGGTGGTCAACGCCATGAGCCGTGCCTGCCGGGAGGGCGAACTCTCCTCCTGCGGCTGCAGCCGGGCGGCACGGCCCAAGGACTTACCCCGGGACTGGCTTtggggtggctgtggggatAACATCGATTATGGATATCGCTTCGCCAAGGAATTTGTTGATGCACGGGAGCGTGAGAGAGTTTACCAGAGAGGCTCCTACGAGAGCGCCCGCATCTTGATGAACCTGCACAACAACGAGGCTGGGAGGAGA ACTGTGTACAACCTGGCTGATGTGGCTTGCAAGTGCCATGGCGTCTCTGGTTCCTGTAGCCTGAAGACCTGTTGGCTGCAGCTTGCCGATTTCCGCAAGGTGGGCGATGCCCTGAAGGAGAAATACGATAGCGCTGCCGCCATGAAACTCAACAGCCGGGGCAAGCTGGTGCAAGTGAACAGCCGCTTCAATCCACCCACCAACCACGACCTGGTCTACATCGATCCCAGCCCTGACTACTGCGTGCGCAACGAGAGCACCGGGTCCCTGGGCACCCAGGGCCGCCTTTGCAATAAGACCTCGGAGGGCATGGATGGCTGTGAACTCATGTGCTGTGGCCGGGGCTACGACCAGTTCAAGACGGTGCAGCGGGAGCGCTGCCACTGCAAGTTCCACTGGTGCTGCTACGTGAAATGCAAGTTGTGCACAGAGATTGTGGACCAATTTGTGTGCAAGTAG
- the WNT5A gene encoding protein Wnt-5a isoform X3, whose translation MASQYLIVALAVFSSFTQVVIEASSWWSLGMNPMNPMNPVQMSEVYIIGAQPLCSQLAGLSQGQKKLCQLYQDHMQFIGEGAKTGIKECQYQFRHRRWNCSTVDNNSVFGRVMQIGSRETAFTYAVSAAGVVNAMSRACREGELSSCGCSRAARPKDLPRDWLWGGCGDNIDYGYRFAKEFVDARERERVYQRGSYESARILMNLHNNEAGRRTVYNLADVACKCHGVSGSCSLKTCWLQLADFRKVGDALKEKYDSAAAMKLNSRGKLVQVNSRFNPPTNHDLVYIDPSPDYCVRNESTGSLGTQGRLCNKTSEGMDGCELMCCGRGYDQFKTVQRERCHCKFHWCCYVKCKLCTEIVDQFVCK comes from the exons ATGGCTTCTCAGTACCTCATAGTGGCTCTCGCCGTTTTCTCCTCTTTTACCCAGGTTGTAATAGAAGCCAGCTCGTGGTG GTCTTTAGGGATGAACCCTATGAACCCCATGAACCCTGTTCAGATGTCAGAGGTGTATATAATAGGAGCCCAGCCACTATGTAGCCAGCTAGCAGGGCTTTCCCAAGGACAGAAGAAACTCTGCCAATTGTATCAGGACCATATGCAGTTCATTGGAGAGGGTGCAAAGACGGGCATTAAGGAGTGCCAGTATCAGTTCAGACATAGAAGATGGAATTGCAGCACTGTGGACAACAACTCTGTTTTTGGCAGAGTCATGCAGATAG GCAGCCGGGAGACGGCGTTCACCTACGCGGTGAGTGCGGCCGGGGTGGTCAACGCCATGAGCCGTGCCTGCCGGGAGGGCGAACTCTCCTCCTGCGGCTGCAGCCGGGCGGCACGGCCCAAGGACTTACCCCGGGACTGGCTTtggggtggctgtggggatAACATCGATTATGGATATCGCTTCGCCAAGGAATTTGTTGATGCACGGGAGCGTGAGAGAGTTTACCAGAGAGGCTCCTACGAGAGCGCCCGCATCTTGATGAACCTGCACAACAACGAGGCTGGGAGGAGA ACTGTGTACAACCTGGCTGATGTGGCTTGCAAGTGCCATGGCGTCTCTGGTTCCTGTAGCCTGAAGACCTGTTGGCTGCAGCTTGCCGATTTCCGCAAGGTGGGCGATGCCCTGAAGGAGAAATACGATAGCGCTGCCGCCATGAAACTCAACAGCCGGGGCAAGCTGGTGCAAGTGAACAGCCGCTTCAATCCACCCACCAACCACGACCTGGTCTACATCGATCCCAGCCCTGACTACTGCGTGCGCAACGAGAGCACCGGGTCCCTGGGCACCCAGGGCCGCCTTTGCAATAAGACCTCGGAGGGCATGGATGGCTGTGAACTCATGTGCTGTGGCCGGGGCTACGACCAGTTCAAGACGGTGCAGCGGGAGCGCTGCCACTGCAAGTTCCACTGGTGCTGCTACGTGAAATGCAAGTTGTGCACAGAGATTGTGGACCAATTTGTGTGCAAGTAG
- the WNT5A gene encoding protein Wnt-5a isoform X2: protein MEKSTTVLIQGGALGTVGSTMASQYLIVALAVFSSFTQVVIEASSWWSLGMNPMNPMNPVQMSEVYIIGAQPLCSQLAGLSQGQKKLCQLYQDHMQFIGEGAKTGIKECQYQFRHRRWNCSTVDNNSVFGRVMQIGSRETAFTYAVSAAGVVNAMSRACREGELSSCGCSRAARPKDLPRDWLWGGCGDNIDYGYRFAKEFVDARERERVYQRGSYESARILMNLHNNEAGRRTVYNLADVACKCHGVSGSCSLKTCWLQLADFRKVGDALKEKYDSAAAMKLNSRGKLVQVNSRFNPPTNHDLVYIDPSPDYCVRNESTGSLGTQGRLCNKTSEGMDGCELMCCGRGYDQFKTVQRERCHCKFHWCCYVKCKLCTEIVDQFVCK from the exons ATGGAG AAATCCACTACAGTATTAATCCAAGGAGGTGCTTTGGGGACAGTTGGCAGTACAATGGCTTCTCAGTACCTCATAGTGGCTCTCGCCGTTTTCTCCTCTTTTACCCAGGTTGTAATAGAAGCCAGCTCGTGGTG GTCTTTAGGGATGAACCCTATGAACCCCATGAACCCTGTTCAGATGTCAGAGGTGTATATAATAGGAGCCCAGCCACTATGTAGCCAGCTAGCAGGGCTTTCCCAAGGACAGAAGAAACTCTGCCAATTGTATCAGGACCATATGCAGTTCATTGGAGAGGGTGCAAAGACGGGCATTAAGGAGTGCCAGTATCAGTTCAGACATAGAAGATGGAATTGCAGCACTGTGGACAACAACTCTGTTTTTGGCAGAGTCATGCAGATAG GCAGCCGGGAGACGGCGTTCACCTACGCGGTGAGTGCGGCCGGGGTGGTCAACGCCATGAGCCGTGCCTGCCGGGAGGGCGAACTCTCCTCCTGCGGCTGCAGCCGGGCGGCACGGCCCAAGGACTTACCCCGGGACTGGCTTtggggtggctgtggggatAACATCGATTATGGATATCGCTTCGCCAAGGAATTTGTTGATGCACGGGAGCGTGAGAGAGTTTACCAGAGAGGCTCCTACGAGAGCGCCCGCATCTTGATGAACCTGCACAACAACGAGGCTGGGAGGAGA ACTGTGTACAACCTGGCTGATGTGGCTTGCAAGTGCCATGGCGTCTCTGGTTCCTGTAGCCTGAAGACCTGTTGGCTGCAGCTTGCCGATTTCCGCAAGGTGGGCGATGCCCTGAAGGAGAAATACGATAGCGCTGCCGCCATGAAACTCAACAGCCGGGGCAAGCTGGTGCAAGTGAACAGCCGCTTCAATCCACCCACCAACCACGACCTGGTCTACATCGATCCCAGCCCTGACTACTGCGTGCGCAACGAGAGCACCGGGTCCCTGGGCACCCAGGGCCGCCTTTGCAATAAGACCTCGGAGGGCATGGATGGCTGTGAACTCATGTGCTGTGGCCGGGGCTACGACCAGTTCAAGACGGTGCAGCGGGAGCGCTGCCACTGCAAGTTCCACTGGTGCTGCTACGTGAAATGCAAGTTGTGCACAGAGATTGTGGACCAATTTGTGTGCAAGTAG